One genomic segment of Leptospira sp. WS92.C1 includes these proteins:
- a CDS encoding glutamate-1-semialdehyde 2,1-aminomutase, translated as MSQHSSQEKLIGNTWRGKTSEELFERAKLVSPGGVHSPVRSFRSVGGTPVFFASANGATLTDIQGKEYVDYCLSFGPLILGHRDPEVEEVVRETAGLAWSFGTAEPYSLELAEFITNQIPWAEKVRFVNSGTEAVMSALRVARAATGREKILKFDGCYHGHLDALLVKTGSGLAGESSSDSAGISAHSIANTLVLPLDDESVVEELFAKEGKDIAALIIEPLPANYGLLIQRKEFLLKIVETAKKHGTLVIFDEVISGFRTGFQGMSGLLGVRPDLVTYGKIIGGGFPVGCYAGRKDLLDLVAPSGPVYQAGTLSASPFGMRAGLATLKKTQRDNVYPIIEQRTKTLTEGLVSILNQRGDQEWEAVIHSSLFWLRKKTSEPVRRVDQISEGHKEGFAKVFHALLNEGIYLAPSGYEVGFLSFAHTDLVISKTLEIAQKALTKN; from the coding sequence ATGAGTCAACATTCTTCTCAAGAAAAATTAATCGGAAATACATGGAGGGGTAAAACCTCGGAAGAACTTTTTGAAAGAGCGAAATTGGTTTCGCCGGGAGGAGTTCATTCTCCGGTTCGTTCTTTCCGATCGGTCGGCGGTACTCCCGTTTTTTTCGCTTCCGCAAACGGAGCCACGTTAACCGACATCCAAGGAAAGGAATACGTCGATTACTGTCTGAGTTTCGGTCCTTTGATTCTCGGACACAGGGATCCCGAAGTGGAGGAAGTCGTTCGTGAAACCGCAGGACTTGCCTGGAGTTTCGGCACCGCAGAGCCCTATTCTCTCGAACTCGCAGAGTTTATCACAAACCAAATCCCTTGGGCCGAAAAGGTTCGTTTTGTAAACTCCGGAACCGAAGCAGTGATGAGCGCGTTACGCGTCGCTCGCGCCGCCACCGGAAGAGAAAAAATTCTGAAGTTTGACGGATGTTATCACGGTCATCTTGACGCTCTTCTCGTAAAGACGGGTTCCGGTTTGGCGGGAGAATCTTCTTCTGACAGCGCGGGAATTTCCGCGCACTCGATCGCAAATACGCTGGTTCTGCCTCTCGACGACGAATCTGTCGTCGAAGAACTCTTTGCAAAAGAAGGAAAGGATATCGCCGCTCTGATCATAGAACCGCTTCCCGCCAATTACGGTCTTCTGATTCAAAGAAAAGAATTTCTTTTAAAGATAGTCGAGACCGCAAAAAAGCATGGGACGTTAGTCATCTTTGACGAGGTGATTTCTGGATTTAGAACCGGATTTCAAGGAATGTCCGGTTTGCTCGGAGTTCGTCCGGATCTTGTGACATATGGAAAGATCATCGGCGGCGGTTTTCCGGTGGGATGTTATGCGGGAAGAAAGGATCTTTTGGATCTTGTGGCTCCCTCCGGTCCCGTGTATCAAGCAGGAACGTTGAGCGCGAGTCCGTTTGGGATGAGAGCGGGTCTTGCAACTCTGAAAAAAACACAAAGAGACAACGTTTATCCCATTATAGAACAAAGAACCAAAACCCTTACGGAAGGTTTGGTTTCCATTTTGAATCAGAGAGGCGATCAGGAATGGGAAGCCGTCATCCATTCTTCCTTGTTTTGGTTGCGTAAAAAAACTTCCGAACCGGTTCGCAGGGTCGATCAGATCTCCGAAGGACATAAGGAAGGATTTGCAAAGGTGTTTCACGCTTTGTTAAACGAAGGAATCTATCTCGCTCCTTCCGGATACGAGGTCGGGTTCTTATCGTTTGCACATACGGATCTCGTTATTTCAAAAACTCTGGAGATTGCACAAAAAGCTCTTACAAAAAACTGA
- a CDS encoding response regulator transcription factor, translating into MKAKLLLVEDDRSLGETLQERLQKEGYEVFWTVSAVSAKKLVKEEKPHLILLDVRLPDGDGFTLAEELKESKDCPPFLFLTAQAGAPERLRGFELGAEEFIPKPFHLKELLLRVKHVLESHKHSIEESRFRYKDYILDFQGFQIKKGSEEFPLSRRDCALLHFLVTERERTVSRAEILDKLWGEESFPTNRTIDNSIVRLRQAFGEDGENVIRSVRSVGYQWTGEIQNVE; encoded by the coding sequence ATGAAGGCCAAACTTTTGTTAGTCGAAGACGATCGTTCTCTCGGTGAAACTCTTCAAGAAAGACTGCAAAAAGAAGGATACGAAGTTTTCTGGACCGTCTCCGCAGTTTCGGCAAAAAAATTGGTCAAAGAAGAAAAGCCTCATCTGATTTTACTGGATGTTCGTTTGCCGGACGGAGACGGATTTACTCTTGCGGAAGAGTTGAAGGAGAGTAAGGATTGTCCCCCATTCTTATTTTTAACCGCACAAGCGGGCGCTCCGGAAAGACTTCGAGGTTTCGAGCTCGGTGCGGAAGAATTTATTCCGAAACCGTTTCATCTTAAGGAGCTTTTGCTTCGGGTCAAACACGTATTAGAATCTCATAAACATTCCATCGAAGAATCCAGATTTCGTTACAAAGACTATATCTTGGACTTTCAGGGATTTCAGATTAAAAAAGGATCGGAAGAATTTCCGCTTTCAAGACGGGACTGCGCCCTACTCCACTTTCTCGTAACGGAAAGAGAACGAACCGTAAGTAGAGCGGAGATTTTGGATAAACTCTGGGGAGAGGAAAGTTTTCCCACAAACAGAACGATCGATAATTCGATCGTAAGGTTAAGACAAGCGTTCGGTGAAGACGGAGAAAACGTGATCCGATCCGTAAGAAGTGTCGGCTATCAATGGACTGGAGAAATACAAAATGTCGAATGA
- a CDS encoding sensor histidine kinase: MSSLWKNTRILFAVVWLLVTFSLGVWWFLLGLKLTNTVAGLSAKLDGATASESLLVLERQSRMIKMEGHFFLAMLFIGGSTLIWLSYKDAQRNKMIHDFFSTVTHEMKTPLASLRLQAESLQEELPNPSENKLIHRLLMDSVRIESQMNRAMYLASLTRSEILYIEKTNIKEILSSIGDDFPELKIDLSQLENFFVSADQKALESIFKNLAENSIKHGKATVLKIISEKKKPGQIFITVADNGSGFNGKFKTLGEPFTKHGSTSGTGIGLYIIKKLMKKMKGSMSIIPVSSGFRVDLILPEVV; this comes from the coding sequence ATGTCCTCTCTCTGGAAAAACACAAGGATTCTATTTGCGGTCGTATGGCTTTTAGTGACCTTCTCTCTCGGAGTCTGGTGGTTTCTTTTAGGACTAAAGCTTACAAATACTGTGGCCGGGCTTAGCGCAAAATTGGACGGAGCCACCGCTTCGGAAAGTCTTTTGGTTTTGGAAAGACAGAGCCGCATGATCAAAATGGAAGGACATTTTTTTCTCGCGATGCTTTTTATCGGAGGAAGCACTCTGATCTGGCTTTCATATAAGGACGCACAGCGAAACAAAATGATTCACGATTTTTTTTCCACGGTAACACACGAAATGAAAACCCCTCTCGCGAGTCTGCGTCTGCAAGCGGAAAGTCTTCAGGAAGAACTGCCGAATCCGAGTGAGAATAAACTCATTCACAGGCTTCTAATGGATTCGGTTCGGATCGAATCTCAGATGAATCGCGCGATGTATCTTGCGAGTCTGACAAGATCCGAAATTTTATACATTGAAAAAACAAATATAAAAGAAATCTTAAGTTCCATAGGAGACGATTTCCCGGAATTAAAAATCGATTTGTCTCAACTGGAAAATTTTTTCGTTTCTGCCGATCAAAAGGCTCTCGAAAGTATTTTTAAAAATCTCGCGGAAAATTCCATAAAACACGGAAAAGCGACCGTATTAAAAATCATTTCGGAGAAAAAAAAGCCCGGTCAGATCTTTATCACGGTTGCGGATAACGGATCCGGTTTTAACGGAAAGTTTAAAACTCTGGGAGAGCCGTTTACCAAACACGGCAGCACGAGCGGGACCGGGATCGGACTTTATATCATCAAAAAATTGATGAAAAAGATGAAAGGAAGTATGTCGATCATTCCCGTATCCAGCGGTTTTAGAGTGGATCTGATTCTTCCGGAGGTCGTATAG